A genomic segment from Amphiura filiformis chromosome 10, Afil_fr2py, whole genome shotgun sequence encodes:
- the LOC140161969 gene encoding cytochrome P450 2U1-like: MAYMATLLFGLLFIIQNNRTTLLIGLVTFLVVCVIIKQRSTKRNGLPPSPPTYPLIGNLITVLLSFLYGERSHEMVTRLSKTYGKIFCLSFGSNVRLVYLNDLKSVSEAFKNPFLSDRTPSAAERLTGIFGASGDVWHHQRRFALSVFRSFGVRRESFGDKIAIEVRQLAKKFANFDLRPFDPQEYLMCATSNVICSVIFGRRFEYDDEEFKHLLAILDTRLRLIGQGGLISAIPILRFLFYQSTQKNNEILLELLNYFTSIIDSHKLDRAQAEGTTECNDLIDLYLREIDKNKGEDSPSDFVDERHLAALIESLFLAGTETSASTLRWTLLNMVTKPEVQKRIQDEIEDVCGADRLPSYADQEKMPYTHAVILEVSRLHSITILGVPHFACQDAIIQGFRVPKGSIVISNLWGIMHDPDVWKDPHEFRPERFLDDEGAVNVPMEWIPFSIGRRVCLGEKLAKMELFIFTTHLLGRFSFQKPDDVKSYDFRGRSGAVLTPTPFKICAIPKGTGE; encoded by the exons ATGGCGTACATGGCGACTCTTTTATTCGGGCTTCTATTTATCATCCAAAATAATAGAACCACATTACTCATTGGTCTTGTCACATTCCTTGTCGTATGTGTGATTATAAAACAACGCAGCACCAAACGCAATGGATTGCCACCAAGTCCACCGACTTATCCACTCATCGGTAATCTCATTACCGTACTCCTAAGCTTTCTTTATGGTGAACGCTCACATGAAATGGTAACGAGATTATCTAAAACCTACGGCAAGATATTCTGCTTGAGCTTCGGAAGCAATGTGAGGTTGGTTTATCTTAATGATTTGAAATCTGTGTCAGAAGCATTCAAGAATCCGTTTTTGTCGGATCGAACACCGTCTGCCGCGGAGAGATTAACAG GTATTTTCGGTGCATCTGGAGACGTTTGGCATCATCAGCGACGCTTCGCTCTTTCCGTTTTTCGGAGCTTCGGCGTCCGTAGGGAAAGTTTTGGAGACAAAATAGCGATAGAAGTTCGCCAGCTAGCTAAAAAGTTCGCCAACTTTGACCTACGACCTTTTGACCCTCAGGAATATCTCATGTGTGCTACTTCTAATGTGATATGTTCCGTCATTTTTGGTCGGCGTTTTGAGTacgacgatgaagaatttaaacaCCTGCTGGCAATCTTAGATACACGTTTACGGCTGATTGGACAAGGTGGTCTAATTAGTGCCATTCCGATACTACGATTTCTATTCTACCAATCAACGCAGAAAAATAACGAAATTCTTTTGGAATTGTTGAATTATTTCACCTCGATTATTGATAGTCATAAACTTGACAGGGCTCAGGCAGAAGGGACTACTGAATGTAATGATCTTATAGATTTGTATCTCAGAGAAATCGACAAGAATAAAGGCGAAGATTCGCCGTCGGATTTTGTTGACGAGCGCCATCTTGCGGCCCTTATTGAAAGTTTATTTTTAGCTGGAACGGAGACGTCAGCGTCGACACTACGCTGGACATTACTCAACATGGTCACTAAACCTGAGGTACAAAAACGAATCCAGGATGAAATAGAGGATGTGTGTGGCGCTGATAGGCTACCGTCATATGCTGACCAGGAGAAAATGCCTTACACGCATGCCGTTATCTTGGAGGTTTCACGGCTTCACAGCATTACTATCCTCG GTGTTCCACACTTCGCTTGCCAAGATGCAATCATTCAAGGTTTCCGTGTTCCAAAAGGCTCTATCGTCATATCCAACCTGTGGGGAATAATGCATGACCCGGATGTCTGGAAAGATCCGCATGAATTTCGACCAGAAAGATTTCTTGACGATGAGGGCGCTGTCAACGTGCCGATGGAATGGATACCCTTTTCAATAG GTCGCCGTGTTTGCTTGGGAGAAAAATTGGCCAAGATGGAGCTGTTTATATTCACAACCCATCTACTGGGCCGATTCTCATTCCAAAAACCAGATGATGTAAAAAGTTATGATTTCCGAGGAAGAAGTGGCGCTGTATTGACTCCTACACCTTTCAAAATATGTGCCATTCCCAAGGGTACAGGTGAATAG